In one window of Frigoriglobus tundricola DNA:
- the hypD gene encoding hydrogenase formation protein HypD — MKYLTEFRDGELARKLVAEIRSAVTRSWAIMEVCGGQTHSIIRNGIDQLLPPEVELVHGPGCPVCVTPVELIDKAHAIAAAPGVIFCSFGDMLRVPGTAGDLFQVKGRGGDVRVVYSPLDAVKLARENPTREVVFFGIGFETTAPANAMAVVQAQRLGLSNFSVLVSHVLVPPAIEAILGSPANRVQAFLAAGHVCCVMGYHQYPALAERFRVPIVVTGFEPLDLLDGIRRAVLQLEAGTATVENAYPRVVTFEGNRPAQAVLADVFEETDRAWRGIGVIPRSGWRLRAAYRAFDAEARFDVSGIRSVEPAACRSGEVLRGTLKPHQCAAFGKECTPRAPLGATMVSSEGACAAYYNYGRLVDLGTGRIGSAGAVACPA, encoded by the coding sequence GTGAAGTACCTCACCGAGTTCCGCGACGGCGAACTGGCCCGCAAACTGGTCGCCGAGATCCGCAGCGCGGTGACGCGCTCGTGGGCGATCATGGAGGTGTGCGGCGGCCAGACGCACTCGATCATCCGCAACGGCATCGACCAACTGCTCCCGCCGGAAGTCGAACTCGTCCACGGCCCCGGCTGCCCGGTGTGCGTCACGCCGGTCGAACTGATCGACAAGGCGCACGCCATCGCCGCCGCGCCGGGCGTCATCTTCTGTAGTTTCGGCGACATGCTCCGGGTGCCCGGGACCGCCGGCGACCTCTTTCAAGTCAAGGGCCGCGGCGGCGACGTGCGGGTCGTCTACTCGCCGCTCGACGCGGTCAAACTGGCCCGCGAGAACCCGACCCGCGAGGTGGTGTTCTTCGGGATCGGGTTCGAGACCACGGCCCCGGCGAACGCGATGGCCGTGGTCCAGGCGCAGCGGCTCGGGCTGAGCAACTTTTCGGTGCTCGTGTCACACGTCCTCGTGCCGCCCGCCATTGAAGCGATCCTCGGCTCACCGGCCAACCGCGTGCAGGCGTTCCTCGCGGCCGGGCACGTGTGTTGCGTCATGGGGTACCACCAGTACCCGGCGCTCGCCGAACGGTTCCGGGTGCCGATCGTCGTCACCGGGTTCGAGCCGCTCGACCTGCTCGACGGCATCCGCCGGGCGGTCCTGCAGCTCGAAGCCGGCACCGCGACGGTCGAGAACGCCTACCCGCGGGTGGTCACGTTCGAGGGCAACCGACCGGCCCAGGCGGTGCTGGCCGACGTGTTCGAGGAAACCGACCGCGCCTGGCGCGGCATCGGCGTCATTCCCCGGAGCGGCTGGCGGCTCCGCGCGGCGTACCGCGCCTTCGACGCGGAGGCGCGGTTCGACGTGTCGGGCATCCGGTCGGTCGAACCGGCGGCGTGCCGAAGCGGCGAGGTCTTGCGGGGCACGCTGAAGCCCCACCAGTGCGCGGCGTTCGGCAAGGAGTGCACCCCGCGAGCGCCGCTGGGGGCGACAATGGTTTCGAGCGAAGGCGCGTGCGCCGCGTACTACAATTACGGCCGCCTCGTCGATCTCGGCACCGGGCGGATCGGGTCCGCGGGGGCGGTCGCGTGTCCGGCGTGA
- a CDS encoding hydrogenase maturation protease, producing MSETRPDAPPRVLVIGCGNILCGDDAAGPVAVRRMWDLGLPPAVRCADGGTGGMDVAFQMRGVPKVVLIDACSSGSEPGTLFEVPGREVEQLPPLAGINLHAFRWDHALAFARWLLKADYPTDVTAYLIEVEQTKIGAPLSPRVDAAVDRLVRRLLTQLGDGAV from the coding sequence GTGAGCGAGACGCGCCCCGACGCCCCGCCGCGCGTGCTGGTCATCGGGTGCGGGAACATCCTGTGCGGCGACGACGCGGCCGGGCCGGTCGCGGTCCGCCGGATGTGGGACCTCGGGTTGCCCCCCGCCGTCCGCTGCGCCGACGGCGGCACCGGCGGCATGGACGTGGCGTTCCAGATGCGCGGGGTGCCGAAGGTCGTCCTGATCGACGCCTGTTCGAGCGGGTCGGAGCCCGGCACGCTGTTCGAAGTGCCCGGCCGCGAAGTGGAACAGCTCCCGCCCCTCGCGGGCATCAACCTCCACGCGTTCCGCTGGGACCACGCGCTGGCGTTCGCCCGGTGGCTGCTGAAGGCCGATTACCCGACGGACGTGACGGCGTACCTGATCGAGGTCGAACAGACGAAAATCGGCGCGCCGCTCTCCCCACGGGTCGATGCCGCGGTGGACCGACTGGTCCGACGGCTCCTGACACAACTCGGGGACGGGGCCGTATGA
- a CDS encoding NADH-quinone oxidoreductase subunit B family protein produces the protein MPELALPEIDVLWLTAGLSCDGDTISITGASQPSLEDLVLGVIPGVPKVRLHNAVLAYRNGDDFLETFRRGADGRLAPFVLVVEGSIPDETNKADGCWAGFGTDPATGQPIPTCDWIDRLAPRAWAVVAAGTCATYGGIHAMAGNATGCTGLADYLGSDFRSAASGLPVVNVPGCPVQPDNFMEVLLYLLRQAADPTVPPIPLDEQLRPKWLFSHTLHEGCDRGGFYEQADFATGHGAPECIVRLGCWGPVVQCNVGKRGWIGGVGGCPNVGGICIGCTMPGFPDKFMPFQEMPPGAHLSTTAVATYGRTVRALRKFTQGSMNKEPDRRAPAWSEPPRGAGRRGAHE, from the coding sequence GTGCCCGAACTCGCGCTCCCCGAGATCGACGTCCTGTGGCTCACGGCCGGTCTGAGTTGCGACGGGGACACCATTTCCATCACGGGCGCGTCGCAGCCGAGCCTCGAGGACCTCGTTCTCGGCGTCATTCCCGGGGTCCCGAAAGTGCGGCTGCACAACGCGGTCCTCGCGTACCGGAACGGCGACGATTTCCTCGAAACGTTTCGCCGGGGCGCGGACGGGCGCCTCGCGCCGTTCGTGCTGGTCGTGGAGGGCTCGATCCCGGACGAGACGAACAAGGCCGACGGGTGCTGGGCGGGGTTCGGCACCGACCCCGCGACCGGTCAGCCGATCCCGACGTGCGACTGGATCGACCGGCTCGCGCCGCGGGCCTGGGCGGTGGTCGCGGCCGGAACGTGCGCGACGTACGGCGGCATCCACGCGATGGCGGGCAACGCGACCGGGTGCACGGGGCTGGCCGACTACCTGGGCAGCGACTTCCGCTCGGCCGCGAGCGGGCTGCCGGTTGTGAACGTGCCCGGCTGCCCGGTCCAGCCCGACAACTTCATGGAAGTGCTGCTGTACCTGCTCCGGCAGGCGGCCGACCCCACGGTCCCGCCGATCCCCCTGGACGAACAACTGCGCCCGAAATGGTTGTTCAGCCACACGCTCCACGAGGGGTGCGACCGGGGCGGGTTCTACGAACAGGCCGACTTTGCCACCGGGCACGGGGCGCCCGAGTGCATCGTGCGGCTGGGGTGCTGGGGGCCGGTGGTGCAGTGCAACGTCGGGAAGCGCGGCTGGATCGGCGGCGTGGGCGGGTGCCCGAACGTCGGCGGGATCTGCATCGGCTGCACAATGCCCGGCTTCCCGGACAAGTTCATGCCGTTCCAGGAAATGCCCCCCGGCGCGCACCTGTCCACGACGGCCGTGGCGACCTACGGGCGCACCGTGCGGGCGCTCCGCAAGTTCACGCAAGGGTCGATGAACAAGGAACCGGACCGGCGGGCACCCGCGTGGAGTGAGCCGCCCCGCGGTGCGGGGCGGCGGGGGGCACACGAATGA
- a CDS encoding tetratricopeptide repeat protein, which translates to MADDILARPQPVGVFPLPAGYLLLPPAADPTAGAELRAGRTPTEWPSEWQFFASVLGGGTGAALDRLATGHGPLPAYNRFVLDPNPQRFAEARAHEPLRTLVDVVAYSVGLLDHPPDASDLDGELLAHALAAHAAHALGAGDPIAVAAHLGAAIAAARGPSPLFAAQLLGQLAAVLRDAPERGAEAIAHYQDAIRLAADTPLVRLRAELWFALGTTYLERADGRRGALLEAVKAYQQAIQCGLSVDAHPDLFAEAHNNLGLAYISIPAASASDQLRMAVAIQSFREALKVYTREAHPDRWASTTLNLANAIQYVPSGHPEQNLMRAVELYDEVLTVRTRPADPVGYARVLANQANALAHLGVFGPALEKLNEAHKLFHWYEEPAAAASVMELVDQITACRDRAAAEPVEG; encoded by the coding sequence GTGGCTGACGACATCCTGGCACGACCGCAACCGGTGGGGGTCTTCCCGCTGCCGGCCGGCTACCTCCTGCTCCCGCCCGCGGCCGACCCCACCGCCGGGGCCGAACTCCGCGCCGGCCGGACGCCGACAGAATGGCCCTCCGAATGGCAGTTCTTCGCGTCCGTGCTCGGGGGTGGCACCGGCGCGGCGCTCGACCGACTCGCGACCGGGCACGGGCCGCTCCCGGCGTACAACCGGTTCGTGCTCGACCCGAACCCGCAACGTTTCGCCGAAGCGCGAGCACACGAACCGCTCCGCACCCTGGTCGATGTGGTCGCGTATTCGGTCGGGTTGCTCGACCACCCGCCGGACGCGAGCGACCTCGACGGCGAACTTCTGGCCCACGCGCTGGCCGCGCACGCCGCACACGCTCTGGGGGCGGGCGACCCGATCGCGGTTGCCGCGCACCTCGGAGCCGCGATCGCCGCCGCGCGCGGCCCCTCGCCGCTCTTCGCGGCGCAGTTGCTGGGGCAACTCGCGGCCGTCCTCCGCGACGCCCCGGAGCGCGGTGCGGAAGCGATCGCCCACTATCAGGACGCGATTCGCCTCGCGGCCGACACCCCGCTCGTCCGCCTGCGGGCCGAACTCTGGTTCGCGCTGGGCACAACGTACCTGGAACGCGCCGACGGCCGCCGCGGCGCGCTCCTGGAGGCGGTGAAGGCGTACCAGCAGGCGATTCAGTGCGGCCTGTCCGTGGACGCCCACCCGGACCTGTTCGCCGAAGCGCACAACAACCTGGGGCTGGCGTACATCTCGATCCCGGCGGCGTCCGCGAGCGACCAGTTGCGGATGGCGGTCGCCATTCAGTCGTTCCGCGAGGCGCTCAAGGTGTATACTCGGGAGGCGCACCCGGACCGCTGGGCGAGTACCACGCTGAACCTCGCGAACGCGATCCAGTACGTCCCGAGCGGCCACCCCGAACAGAACCTGATGCGGGCGGTCGAACTGTACGACGAAGTGCTGACCGTGCGGACGCGCCCCGCCGACCCGGTGGGCTACGCCCGGGTGCTGGCGAACCAGGCGAACGCGCTCGCGCACCTCGGGGTGTTCGGCCCGGCCCTGGAGAAGCTGAACGAGGCGCACAAGCTGTTCCACTGGTACGAGGAGCCCGCCGCCGCGGCGAGCGTGATGGAACTCGTCGATCAGATCACCGCGTGCCGGGACCGGGCCGCCGCCGAACCGGTGGAGGGGTGA
- a CDS encoding nickel-dependent hydrogenase large subunit, producing MSDATRPNVVDMSWDPITRIVGSLGIHTKIDFANRRVLECRSTSSIFRGYSVFMKGKDPRDAHFITSRICGICGDNHATCAVYAQNMAFGVRPPALAEWIINLGEAAEYMFDHNLYQDNMVGVDYCEQMVKETNPSVLARAEATAAPHAAVHGHRTVADIMRALNPFTGALYREALQMSRLTREMFCLMEGRHVHPSTLYPGGVGTVATPQLFTEYLARLMKYIDFVKKMVPLHDDLFDFFYAALPGYEEVGRRRVLLGCWGSFNDPDACDYTYARMGEWGRAMYVTPGVVVDGELVTTDLIDINLGLRVLLGSSFYDDWWDGETFVKADPLGNPIDQRHPWNQTTTPKPQKRDLGGKYTWVMSPRWFDARTGAHLALDTGGGPLARFWVTALAGKVKFGGIEATGHSVKIALPRSATLPETELEWKIPRWSNTLERNRARSYFQAYAAAAALDFLDRGLREVLAGRTATWTDFKVPEEAIGCGFHEAVRGVLSHHMVIRNGKIANYHPYPPTPWNASPRDSFGTPGPYEDAVANTPLFEESTRDNFKGIDIMRTVRSFDPCMPCGVHMYLGDGQEVQVRHAPMFGVQRPAAEGAS from the coding sequence ATGAGCGACGCGACGCGGCCGAACGTCGTCGACATGTCCTGGGACCCGATCACGCGGATCGTGGGCAGCCTCGGCATCCACACGAAGATCGACTTCGCCAACCGGCGGGTGCTCGAGTGCCGGAGCACCTCGTCGATCTTCCGCGGGTACAGCGTGTTCATGAAGGGGAAGGACCCGCGCGACGCGCACTTCATCACGAGCCGCATCTGCGGCATCTGCGGCGACAACCACGCCACCTGCGCCGTGTACGCGCAGAACATGGCGTTCGGGGTGCGCCCCCCGGCCCTCGCGGAGTGGATCATCAACCTGGGCGAAGCCGCCGAGTACATGTTCGACCACAACCTGTACCAGGACAACATGGTCGGCGTGGACTACTGCGAGCAGATGGTCAAGGAGACCAACCCGTCGGTCCTCGCGCGGGCGGAGGCGACCGCGGCCCCGCACGCGGCCGTCCACGGGCACCGCACCGTCGCGGACATCATGCGGGCGCTCAACCCCTTCACCGGGGCGCTGTACCGCGAGGCGCTCCAGATGAGCCGGCTCACCCGCGAGATGTTCTGCCTCATGGAGGGGCGGCACGTTCACCCCTCGACCCTGTACCCCGGCGGCGTGGGCACCGTTGCGACCCCGCAACTGTTCACGGAGTACCTCGCGCGGCTGATGAAGTACATCGACTTCGTCAAGAAGATGGTGCCGCTCCACGACGACCTGTTCGATTTCTTCTACGCGGCCCTGCCGGGCTACGAGGAGGTCGGGCGCCGCCGCGTGCTCCTGGGCTGCTGGGGCTCCTTCAACGACCCGGACGCGTGCGACTACACCTACGCGCGGATGGGCGAGTGGGGCCGCGCGATGTACGTGACCCCGGGCGTCGTGGTGGACGGCGAACTCGTCACCACGGACCTGATCGACATCAACCTCGGGTTGCGGGTGCTGCTCGGCAGCTCGTTCTACGACGACTGGTGGGACGGCGAAACGTTCGTAAAAGCCGACCCGCTCGGGAACCCGATCGACCAGCGGCACCCGTGGAACCAGACCACCACGCCCAAGCCGCAGAAGCGCGACCTGGGCGGGAAGTACACCTGGGTCATGTCGCCCAGGTGGTTCGACGCGCGCACGGGCGCGCACCTCGCGCTGGACACCGGCGGCGGCCCGCTCGCCCGGTTCTGGGTCACGGCCCTCGCGGGGAAAGTGAAGTTCGGCGGCATCGAGGCGACCGGGCACAGCGTAAAGATCGCGCTCCCCCGGAGCGCGACCCTGCCGGAAACGGAACTCGAGTGGAAGATCCCCCGGTGGAGCAACACCCTCGAACGGAACCGCGCGCGGTCGTACTTCCAGGCGTACGCGGCGGCCGCCGCACTCGACTTTCTGGACCGCGGGTTGCGCGAGGTGCTCGCCGGGCGCACCGCGACCTGGACCGACTTCAAGGTGCCCGAGGAGGCCATCGGGTGCGGCTTCCACGAGGCCGTGCGCGGGGTGCTCTCGCACCACATGGTCATCCGTAACGGGAAGATCGCGAACTACCACCCGTACCCGCCGACGCCGTGGAACGCCAGCCCGCGCGACTCGTTCGGGACGCCCGGCCCCTACGAGGACGCGGTGGCGAACACCCCGCTGTTCGAGGAGAGCACCCGGGACAACTTCAAGGGCATCGACATCATGCGCACGGTCCGCAGCTTCGACCCGTGCATGCCGTGCGGGGTCCACATGTACCTCGGCGACGGGCAAGAGGTTCAGGTCCGCCACGCCCCGATGTTCGGTGTGCAACGGCCGGCGGCGGAGGGCGCGTCGTGA
- a CDS encoding hydrogenase maturation protease has product MTVAVELTAGGDLRMSAAVAERFFPNGVLVPLRRGPELWLLPTRGAAAGGLLLKQRNAAGDRSVLVRESLGEEFSPGPREAAWDESQGALRVLLEALP; this is encoded by the coding sequence ATGACGGTCGCGGTGGAGCTGACGGCCGGCGGCGACCTGCGGATGTCCGCCGCGGTCGCGGAGCGGTTCTTCCCGAACGGGGTACTGGTGCCGTTGAGGAGGGGGCCGGAACTGTGGCTGCTCCCCACCCGCGGGGCCGCCGCGGGCGGGCTGCTCCTGAAACAGCGCAACGCGGCCGGCGACCGGAGCGTTCTGGTACGAGAATCGCTCGGAGAGGAGTTTTCCCCCGGCCCGCGGGAAGCCGCCTGGGACGAATCCCAGGGGGCGCTGCGGGTCCTCTTGGAAGCCCTGCCGTGA
- a CDS encoding NHL repeat-containing protein yields the protein MGAAGMTPLAWLGAPAPGGLALPDAKPTPGQMYGPRGVWLDDRCLIVADSGNHRVMIWHTVPDRDHQPADVVLGQPDFTTEGPKAGGRGPENGFSLPTGVAVIEGRLVVADSWHHRLLVWDRVPDRTDAPPDAVVGQNGFAAIETNRGGAISATGFYWPYGLGAAHGWFWVTDTGNRRVLGWHGFPTDGRPADVILGQDAPNTGGENRGGPVSARSFRWPHAVAATDDLLLVADAGNHRVLGWRFPVTDRAADVVLGQPAFDTNREWPHGKQGPAAFRFPYSLATRAGELIVADTANNRLLLWRSVPAHGAGHPADAVIGQPGFDTNGENHWTAVTAGSLCWPYGVCRHGNRLAVADSGNNRVMIWDVGS from the coding sequence ATGGGTGCGGCCGGAATGACGCCGCTCGCGTGGCTCGGAGCGCCCGCGCCGGGCGGGCTGGCTCTGCCCGACGCCAAGCCGACGCCCGGGCAGATGTACGGCCCCCGCGGCGTGTGGCTGGACGACCGCTGCCTGATTGTGGCCGATAGTGGCAACCACCGGGTCATGATCTGGCACACGGTCCCGGACCGGGACCACCAACCGGCCGATGTGGTACTCGGGCAGCCCGACTTCACTACCGAGGGTCCGAAGGCCGGCGGGCGCGGACCCGAAAACGGCTTCTCCCTGCCGACCGGCGTCGCGGTGATCGAGGGGCGGTTGGTCGTTGCGGATTCGTGGCACCACCGGTTACTCGTCTGGGACCGCGTCCCGGACCGGACCGACGCCCCGCCGGACGCGGTGGTCGGTCAGAACGGGTTCGCGGCGATCGAGACCAACCGCGGCGGGGCGATTTCCGCGACCGGCTTCTACTGGCCCTACGGGCTCGGTGCGGCGCACGGCTGGTTCTGGGTGACCGACACCGGCAACCGGCGCGTCCTCGGCTGGCACGGGTTCCCCACCGACGGTCGTCCGGCGGACGTGATTCTCGGGCAGGACGCCCCGAACACCGGTGGCGAGAACCGCGGGGGCCCGGTATCGGCGCGCTCGTTCCGCTGGCCGCACGCCGTCGCCGCGACGGATGACCTGCTCCTGGTCGCCGACGCGGGCAACCACCGCGTCCTCGGCTGGCGGTTCCCGGTCACGGACCGCGCCGCCGATGTGGTGCTGGGTCAGCCGGCGTTCGACACGAACCGCGAGTGGCCGCACGGCAAGCAGGGCCCGGCCGCCTTCCGGTTCCCGTACAGTTTGGCGACGCGGGCCGGCGAACTGATCGTCGCGGACACCGCGAACAACCGGCTGCTGCTCTGGCGCTCCGTGCCGGCGCACGGGGCAGGGCACCCGGCCGACGCGGTGATCGGCCAGCCGGGCTTCGACACGAACGGCGAGAACCACTGGACCGCGGTCACGGCCGGTTCGCTCTGCTGGCCGTACGGCGTGTGTCGGCACGGGAACCGACTGGCCGTGGCGGACAGCGGGAACAACCGGGTGATGATCTGGGACGTGGGGAGTTGA
- a CDS encoding HypC/HybG/HupF family hydrogenase formation chaperone, translating to MCLAVPGQVLSVFEADGARMGKVSFGGVVKDVCLAYLPDISVGDYTIVHVGFALSKIDEATALETLRTFADLGLLDEEFGPPPAPAGAAP from the coding sequence ATGTGCCTCGCGGTGCCGGGACAGGTCCTATCGGTCTTCGAGGCCGATGGGGCACGCATGGGGAAGGTCAGCTTCGGCGGCGTCGTCAAGGACGTGTGCCTGGCGTACCTGCCGGACATTTCCGTCGGCGACTACACCATCGTCCACGTCGGGTTCGCGCTCAGCAAGATCGACGAGGCGACCGCCCTCGAAACCCTCCGCACGTTCGCGGACCTCGGCCTGTTGGACGAGGAGTTCGGCCCGCCCCCGGCCCCCGCGGGGGCCGCGCCGTGA
- a CDS encoding NifU family protein, whose amino-acid sequence MAADDPGTPSLATDDFELLAEKVDRAVAEVRGLPEDARRRALALKSAVEEVHKVGLTRIVRALRADPRGKEILFEVVDDPAVRMLFGMHGLIRADLWTRAERVVEMVRPQIQSHGGDVALVAVEDGVAHVRLSGSCTGCSMSAVTLRTTVEEALKGQCPEITEVRHVPEEPGAEPDHAHEHAAPVALIQLGRPDRPGNLGASGWFPGPALDDLSDQRAFALDTPTAKVVLVRAKGGVRAFRNACAHQGLPLDGGMVDADAGTITCPWHGFRFDCDSGECLTAPAAQLEQFPVRVENGVVWVRPE is encoded by the coding sequence ATGGCCGCTGACGATCCGGGGACGCCGTCCCTCGCCACCGACGACTTCGAGCTGCTCGCCGAGAAGGTGGACCGGGCCGTCGCCGAGGTCCGCGGGCTGCCCGAAGACGCCCGCCGGCGGGCGCTCGCGCTCAAGTCGGCCGTCGAGGAGGTTCACAAGGTCGGGCTGACCCGGATCGTCCGGGCGCTCAGGGCGGACCCGCGCGGGAAGGAGATCCTGTTCGAAGTGGTGGACGACCCCGCGGTGCGGATGCTGTTCGGCATGCACGGGCTGATCCGGGCCGACCTGTGGACGCGGGCCGAGCGCGTGGTCGAGATGGTTCGCCCGCAGATCCAGTCCCACGGCGGCGACGTGGCGCTCGTCGCCGTGGAGGACGGCGTCGCCCACGTCCGGTTGTCCGGTTCGTGTACCGGCTGTTCGATGTCGGCCGTTACCTTGCGGACCACCGTCGAGGAGGCGCTGAAGGGCCAGTGCCCCGAAATCACCGAGGTGCGTCATGTGCCGGAGGAACCCGGCGCGGAACCCGATCACGCACACGAGCACGCCGCACCGGTCGCCCTGATCCAACTCGGGCGGCCCGATCGCCCCGGTAACCTGGGAGCGAGCGGCTGGTTCCCCGGCCCGGCGCTGGACGACCTGTCCGACCAGCGGGCCTTCGCGCTCGACACCCCGACGGCGAAGGTGGTGCTGGTGCGGGCGAAGGGCGGCGTCCGCGCGTTCCGGAACGCGTGCGCCCACCAGGGGCTGCCGCTCGACGGCGGCATGGTGGACGCGGACGCCGGTACGATCACGTGCCCGTGGCACGGGTTCCGGTTCGATTGCGACAGCGGCGAGTGCCTGACCGCCCCCGCCGCTCAACTCGAACAGTTCCCGGTACGGGTCGAGAACGGGGTCGTATGGGTGCGGCCGGAATGA
- the hypE gene encoding hydrogenase expression/formation protein HypE codes for MSGVNPDNWTCPLPLRDYPNVVLGHGGGGKLSAELVEHLFLPAFRNDALAALGDAAIVPPVAGRLALTTDCYVVRPLFFPGGCIGDLAVNGTVNDLAVSGARPLYLTAGFILEEGLPLAALGDIVARMAAAARAAGVAIVTGDTKVVERGHGDGCFVTTAGVGAVPDGLTLGPERARPGDAVVVSGAIGNHGIAIMSVREGLEFETIIASDTAPLNGLVNEMLAACPNVRVMRDPTRGGVAATLNEIAGRSKVGIEIDEACLPIDPQVWAACELLGLDPLMVANEGKLVAVVPPSDADRLVAAMREHPFGARAAVIGTVSDQHAGMVVARTAVGGRRVVTLPVGEQLPRIC; via the coding sequence GTGTCCGGCGTGAACCCCGACAACTGGACGTGCCCGCTCCCGCTCCGCGACTACCCGAACGTGGTGCTCGGCCACGGCGGGGGCGGGAAACTGTCGGCCGAACTGGTCGAACACCTGTTCCTGCCCGCGTTCCGCAACGACGCCCTCGCCGCGCTGGGCGACGCGGCGATCGTACCGCCCGTCGCCGGCCGCCTGGCCCTCACGACCGACTGCTACGTGGTCCGCCCACTGTTCTTCCCGGGCGGCTGCATCGGCGACCTCGCGGTGAACGGCACGGTCAACGATCTGGCCGTGAGCGGGGCGCGCCCGCTGTACCTCACCGCCGGTTTCATACTCGAAGAGGGGTTGCCGCTCGCCGCACTCGGCGACATCGTCGCGCGGATGGCCGCGGCCGCGCGGGCGGCCGGGGTGGCGATCGTCACCGGCGACACGAAAGTGGTGGAGCGCGGACACGGCGACGGCTGCTTCGTCACCACCGCGGGCGTCGGGGCCGTTCCCGACGGGCTCACCCTCGGCCCGGAGCGCGCCCGCCCCGGCGACGCGGTGGTCGTGTCCGGGGCCATCGGCAACCACGGGATCGCGATCATGAGCGTCCGCGAGGGGCTGGAGTTCGAGACGATCATCGCGAGCGACACGGCCCCGCTCAACGGACTCGTGAACGAGATGCTCGCCGCGTGCCCGAACGTCCGGGTGATGCGCGACCCGACCCGCGGCGGGGTGGCCGCCACGCTGAACGAGATAGCCGGGCGGTCAAAGGTCGGGATCGAAATCGACGAGGCGTGCCTCCCGATCGACCCGCAGGTGTGGGCCGCGTGCGAACTCCTCGGGCTGGACCCCCTGATGGTCGCCAACGAGGGGAAACTCGTTGCCGTCGTCCCCCCCTCCGACGCCGACCGACTCGTTGCGGCGATGCGCGAGCACCCGTTCGGCGCGCGGGCGGCGGTGATCGGCACGGTGTCGGACCAGCACGCGGGGATGGTGGTCGCCCGGACGGCGGTGGGGGGGCGGCGGGTCGTGACGCTGCCCGTTGGCGAGCAACTGCCCCGGATCTGTTAA